From the genome of Fusarium keratoplasticum isolate Fu6.1 chromosome 11, whole genome shotgun sequence, one region includes:
- a CDS encoding Beta-lactamase domain-containing protein — MRTLSLSLLSLALSSLGQSLPTEECPILGPVLPSGFDLSSSKAFKDAKSSLPKAIEALFEAGVLNDTQTAFAIDVFSTATNESLYSYYHTGKELKSTLTTGQLDDGTIFRIGSVSKIYTVYSILAHAGLEIFNHPVTFYVPELLGNAGSDPLSKIKWEDVTVGALAAQQGGTGGVPLEAVTCHGSSKGCTTEDFLATMKDKKHPVALPFRASLYSDAGFALLGVVLQRITGLTYNDAVQAALAAPLGLNSSTTFEPNGHDVNALILPGSPAESSWGFDNQVTAPSGGIYASAADLRRLGVSILESQLLSPRTTRQWMKPLGGTASLTYAVGAPWEINRLTVPATPGSNRTRVSDLYTKLGGNAGYAAVFALSPDHEIGFSVLVAGPSAVSDRIPLRDVVGTVFVPAAEHAAVENAAVNYAGVFADDSDETSNLTLTVDKGHPGLGLQSWNVNGVDWRANLTLPGADPILAASQTIRLYPLGPETEEKSSSGDTRRIAFRSVAQIKPISPRAEAEGGEGMFDNGCQTWFDVGFWDSLDEFVFEVVDGKVISVENAITQQVLKRVSE; from the exons ATGAGGACCCTTTCCTTGTCACTACTCTCCCTTGCTTTGAGCTCCCTTGGGCAGAGCCTCCCGACTGAAGAATGCCCAATCCTCGGTCCCGTACTTCCTTCAGGCTTCGACCTTTCAAGCAGCAAAGCCTTTAAAGATGCCAAGTCTAGTCTCCCCAAAGCTATCGAAGCCCTCTTCGAGGCAGGCGTCTTAAACGACACTCAAACCGCCTTCGCCATCGACGTCTTCTCGACTGCGACCAACGAGTCCCTCTATAGCTATTACCACACCGGAAAGGAACTGAAGAGTACTTTGACTACGGGCCAGCTCGACGACGGAACAATATTTCGCATTGGAAGTGTTTCCAAGATCTATACTGTCTACTCCATCTTGGCACATGCTGGTCTGGAGATTTTCAACCATCCCGTCACTTTCTACGTGCCGGAACTTCTTGGAAATGCTGGAAGCGACCCTCTGAGCAAGATCAAGTGGGAGGATGTTACCGTCGGTGCTCTTGCTGCACAGCAGGGAGGTACCGGAGGAGTTC CCCTGGAGGCTGTTACGTGTCACGGTTCATCCAAGGGTTGCACCACTGAAG ATTTTCTCGCTACCatgaaggacaagaagcacCCCGTGGCTCTTCCATTCCGAGCCTCCCTCTATTCAGATGCTGGATTCGCCCTTCTCGGAGTTGTATTGCAACGCATTACCGGACTCACATACAATGACGCGGTTCAGGCTGCCCTGGCTGCCCCTCTTGGACTCAATAGTTCCACCACATTCGAGCCCAACGGCCATGATGTCAATGCTCTGATTCTCCCAGGCTCACCGGCCGAGTCTTCGTGGGGATTTGATAACCAAGTCACCGCTCC TTCAGGTGGCATCTACGCCAGCGCAGCTGACCTGCGAAGGCTCGGCGTTTCGATCCTCGAATCCCAGCTCCTCTCCCCGCGTACGACTCGACAGTGGATGAAGCCTCTCGGTGGCACTGCATCTCTGACATACGCCGTCGGCGCGCCCTGGGAGATCAACCGCCTCACGGTGCCAGCCACTCCCGGCTCCAACCGCACCCGCGTTTCGGACCTTTACACGAAGCTGGGTGGCAATGCTGGCTACGCTGCTGTCTTTGCCCTGTCGCCTGACCATGAAATCGGATTCTCTGTGCTTGTGGCTGGCCCTTCTGCTGTTTCTGACCGTATCCCCCTCCGCGATGTTGTGGGAACCGTATTCGTGCCAGCTGCCGAACACGCCGCCGTTGAGAACGCCGCTGTCAACTACGCCGGTGTCTTTGCTGATGATTCCGACGAGACCTCAAACCTCACCTTGACTGTCGACAAGGGCCACCCAGGACTTGGCTTGCAGTCGTGGAACGTCAACGGTGTAGACTGGCGAGCCAACCTGACCCTGCCAGGAGCTGATCCGATCCTTGCAGCCAGCCAGACAATCCGCCTCTACCCCCTCGGCCCCGAGACAGAGGAAAAGTCTTCGTCTGGTGACACTCGACGCATCGCATTCCGTTCCGTTGCCCAGATCAAGCCGATCAGTCCACGAGCTGAGGCCGAAGGAGGCGAAGGCATGTTCGACAATGGATGTCAGACGTGGTTTGATGTTGGATTCTGGGACTCGCTGGATGAGTTTGtctttgaggttgttgacggAAAGGTTATAAGCGTGGAGAACGCGATTACACAACAAGTGTTGAAGAGGGTGAGTGAATAA